One window of Papaver somniferum cultivar HN1 chromosome 9, ASM357369v1, whole genome shotgun sequence genomic DNA carries:
- the LOC113314109 gene encoding uncharacterized protein LOC113314109, whose product MARVSLDLNQKLVISCVKERQPGVSSSVQLYKKKKNQQNVTSRVLVLGGTGRVGGSTAIALSKLSPDLQLLVAGRNREKGARLVETLGENSEFVEVDFDDEKALKAALNDVDLVVHATGPFQQTEKCTVLEAAISTETAYLDVCDDSSYAFRAKSFHQKAVAANIPAITTGGIYPGVSNVMAAELVRTARSESMEPERLRFFYYTAGSGGAGPTILATSFLLLGEEVVAYNRGEVVKLKPYTGMLNVDFGKGIGKRNVYLLNLPEVRSIHENLGIPSVSARFGTAPFFWNWGMEAMTNLFPGEVLRDKGKVQQLVQLFDPLVRAVDGIAGERVSMRVDLECKDGRSTVGIFSHKRLSQSVGTSTAAFALAMLEGSTMPGVWFPEEPEGIAIDARELLLKRAAEGTINFVMNKPPWMVETDPQEFGLGIYM is encoded by the exons ATGGCGCGAGTTTCCCTTGATTTGAACCAGAAACTCGTCATTTCCTGCGTCAAAGAGAGGCAACCAGGAGTATCATCATCAGTCCAACtgtacaaaaagaagaagaaccaacaaAATGTTACTTCTAGGGTTCTTGTTTTGGGTGGAACTGGAAGAGTTGGTGGATCTACTGCAATTGCTCTCTCCAAGCTTTCCCCTGATCTTCAACTCTTGGTTGCCGGTAGAAACAG GGAGAAGGGTGCTCGCCTAGTAGAAACACTTGGTGAAAATTCTGAGTTTGTTGAGGTTGACTTTGATGATGAAAAAGCATTGAAAGCAGCTTTAAACG ATGTGGATCTTGTAGTTCATGCAACAGGACCTTTTCAACAAACAGAAAAATGCACTGTGCTGGAAGCTGCAATTTCTACTGAG ACTGCGTACTTGGATGTGTGTGATGATTCAAGCTATGCTTTTCGTGCAAAATCTTTTCACCAGAAAGCAGTAGCTGCTAACATACCTGCCATAACAACTGGTGGGATTTACCCTGGAGTTAGCAACG TGATGGCCGCTGAGCTAGTGCGCACCGCGAGAAGTGAAAGCATGGAGCCAGAGAGGCTAAG ATTTTTCTATTACACAGCTGGTTCGGGTGGTGCAGGTCCGACTATACTAGCAACAAGTTTTTTGCTTCTTGGGGAAGAGGTTGTTGCTTATAATCGAG GAGAAGTGGTCAAATTAAAGCCTTATACTGGTATGCTCAACGTTGATTTTGGAAAAGGGATTGGGAAGAGAAATGTTTATTTGTT gaACTTGCCTGAGGTGAGAAGTATTCATGAGAACTTAGGGATACCGTCTGTCAGTGCTCGGTTTGGTACAGCCCCTTTTTTCTGGAATTGGGGAATGGAAGCTATGACAAATCTTTTTCCTGGA GAAGTTTTAAGAGATAAAGGAAAAGTGCAGCAGTTGGTTCAGCTTTTTGATCCTCTTGTTAGAGCTGTTGATGGGATTGCTGGAGAGCGTGTTTCAATGAGG GTGGATTTGGAATGTAAAGATGGACGTAGTACTGTAGGTATTTTCAGTCACAAAAGACTCTCCCA ATCAGTCGGAACTTCAACAGCTGCATTTGCTCTTGCAATGCTTGAGGGAAGCACAATGCCAGGTGTTTGGTTTCCAGAGGAG CCTGAAGGAATTGCAATTGACGCCAGAGAATTGCTACTCAAACGAGCCGCAGAAGGGACAATTAATTTTGTaatgaacaa GCCTCCATGGATGGTAGAGACTGACCCACAAGAATTTGGATTGGGTATATACATGTGA